A genomic window from Antedon mediterranea chromosome 4, ecAntMedi1.1, whole genome shotgun sequence includes:
- the LOC140046111 gene encoding uncharacterized protein isoform X1, with protein MDLFDISIPTETQLIKANAGCNSSIGLQQNSCNAKKLLLNCSLPMKEIICPSSNHPNVSILNFSDTNHENKLKPHVTANRRGDNNDVSNSYIQNSTKNGYMSELPSCSLGLTPERSLQHVQSKASDMIVYTRNRKPIKDRIKTSFDQNHINFSGWLKSMLEKLNNQENIENSGCKILKEDLGEDLNSSSTNTVWVNRKCEPTVVPITSSCKNKSAMACSEVKHCLSNQIRTQSDSKMDLSVCISSERQPGESRELLLGENREDKTSTTSKNYKSNVSLDQASSSSTCYNKMSIKPSNYVQKNGLSDHQDEIRTKPTLEPNTFTIHVNTSSTPGNRHTAGVTSSLVSKEQHTVCSNAGEFSKLKTSSTAAFPSVSAILEILNRSVQDVVKKNNDAVSERVIAKNNNQKKNIYGEKLSPKNTIVINRKPSAIRTVSTSNPITFKQITVPNPGKIVISRNTNVNKDDVLRKTEAIRSTTDKRHVVSSVGSNQQLGHFAPKPTHAYLAHERISFKRNDSEAESKIKRPMNAFMVWAKEHRPILANVFNGLTNSQISVKLGEMWNALPKDQKQGYYDKADIIKRQHKRDFPGWVYQPRPAKKRRESKYSLANLFPSEEAMNEHMMTMQQQSAADISSLSSYRKMSANKTASAQSTMSSTSLAATTNVATNVSSVQSQKFVLEPLQVNPDNPKEFTCMMKSIHEHPTNQESQLVHVMPILKPSSEETKTAIGQMKKRNQTTISKDVLKMEESSITPENVMWSPMKTRQGSKHANLLRYPVQRLHLDFDATHLISNNQILEEELHDDKIQHCLESAMAPIHSISETSVELNRIFNHMTNDDDDEDEFQNAEWLSAHAIEILTDVEMIPDGCQ; from the exons ATGGATTTATTTGATATATCCATTCCAACGGAAACCCAACTAATTAAAGCAA ATGCAGGTTGCAACTcatcaataggcctacaacaaaatTCATGTAATGCTAAAAAACTGTTACTTAACTGCAGCTTACCAATGAAAGAGATCATATGCCCATCTTCAAATCATCCAAATGtttccattttaaatttttcagaCACcaatcatgaaaataaattaaaacctcACGTTACAGCCAATCGTCGTGGTGATAATAATGACGTTTCAAATTCTTATATTCAAAACTCAACCAAAAATGGTTATATGAGTGAACTACCATCATGCAGTCTTGGATTAACCCCAGAAAGGAGCTTGCAACACGTTCAAAGCAAAGCATCGGATATGATAGTTTACACCAGAAATAGAAAGCCAATTAAAGATAGGATAAAAACGTCCTTCGATCAAAATCATATTAACTTTTCAGGATGGTTGAAAAGTATGTTAGAAAAACTCAATAATCAAGAAAATATCGAAAATTCGGGGTGTAAGATCTTGAAGGAAGATCTCGGGGAAGATCTAAATTCATCGTCCACAAATACGGTTTGGGTTAATCGAAAGTGTGAACCTACAGTTGTGCCTATTACGTCATCATGTAAGAATAAATCAGCAATGGCCTGTTCAGAAGTaaaacattgtctttctaaccaAATAAGAACACAATCAGATAGCAAGATGGATCTATCCGTGTGTATATCAAGTGAACGTCAACCTGGTGAGAGCAGAGAGTTGCTCCTTGGTGAGAACAGGGAAGATAAGACCTCAACAACGTCCAAAAATTACAAATCCAATGTCTCGTTGGACCAAGCTTCATCGTCTAGCACTTGCTATAATAAAATGTCAATAAAACCATCAAATTATGTACAGAAAAATGGGTTGTCAGATCACCAAGACGAAATACGTACGAAACCTACATTGGAACCAAATACGTTTACAATTCATGTTAACACTTCTTCGACACCAGGCAATAGACACACAGCAGGTGTTACGTCATCATTAGTTTCCAAAGAACAACACACCGTTTGTAGTAATGCTGGTGAATTTTCAAAGTTAAAGACATCTAGTACAGCTGCATTTCCGTCAGTCAGCGCCATCTTAGAAATCCTTAATCGTTCAGTTCAAGACGTTGTGAAGAAGAATAATGATGCTGTCAGTGAGAGGGTTATTGCTAAAAACAACAATCAGAAGAAGAACATTTATGGAGAGAAGTTATCACCAAAAAACACGATCGTCATTAACCGTAAGCCGTCTGCAATCAGAACCGTCAGTACTTCCAATCCGATTACATTCAAGCAGATAACGGTACCGAATCCGGGAAAAATTGTCATTTCTCGAAATACAAACGTCAATAAAGACGACGTTCTTCGTAAAACAGAAGCAATACGTTCCACCACTGATAAACGTCACGTGGTCTCGTCAGTGGGTTCTAATCAGCAGCTAGGTCATTTTGCGCCAAAACCTACTCATGCATATCTTGCACACGAGCGGATTTCATTTAAAAGAAATG ATAGTGAAGCAGAAAGTAAAATAAAGCGTCCGATGAACGCTTTTATGGTGTGGGCCAAAGAACATCGCCCGATACTGGCCAATGTCTTTAACGGGCTCACAAACTCTCAGATTAGCGTCAAACTTGGAGAAATGTGGAACGCACTGCCGAAAGACCAGAAACAAGGATATTACGACAAAGCTGACATCATAAAAAGACAGCACAAACGCGATTTTCCAG GTTGGGTATATCAGCCTAGACCAGCCAAGAAACGACGGGAGTCCAAATACTCGTTGGCAAACCTGTTTCCATCAGAGGAAGCCATGAATGAACACATGATGACGATGCAGCAGCAGTCCGCCGCCGATATCAGCAGTCTGTCGTCATACAGAAAGATGTCTGCAAACAAGACTGCATCCGCTCAATCTACCATGTCATCCACGTCGCTTGCGGCGACGACGAATGTTGCAACTAACGTGTCGTCAGTCCAAAGCCAGAAG TTCGTATTGGAGCCATTACAAGTTAATCCAGATAATCCGAAGGAATTTACATGCATGATGAAATCCATCCATGAACATCCAACCAATCAGGAATCTCAACTGGTTCACGTCATGCCTATCCTAAAACCATCATCAGAAGAAACAAAGACTGCTATTGGACAGATGAAGAAAAGAAATCAGACGACGATAAGTAAAGATGTTTTAAAAATGGAAGAATCATCGATAACACCGGAAAACGTGATGTGGTCACCAATGAAGACAAGACAGGGAAGTAAACATGCTAATCTTCTACGATATCCAGTTCAACGTCTTCATCTTGATTTCGACGCGACACATCTTATCTCAAATAATCAGATTCTTGAGGAAGAGCTACACGACGACAAGATCCAACATTGCTTGGAGAGCGCAATGGCGCCGATACATTCTATTTCAGAAACCAGTGTAGAGCTCAACAGGATTTTCAATCACATGACCAATGACGATGATGACGAAGATGAGTTTCAGAACGCTGAATGGTTGAGTGCACACGCGATTGAAATATTAACAGATGTAGAAATGATACCAGATGGTTGTCAATAA
- the LOC140046111 gene encoding uncharacterized protein isoform X2, which translates to MLEKLNNQENIENSGCKILKEDLGEDLNSSSTNTVWVNRKCEPTVVPITSSCKNKSAMACSEVKHCLSNQIRTQSDSKMDLSVCISSERQPGESRELLLGENREDKTSTTSKNYKSNVSLDQASSSSTCYNKMSIKPSNYVQKNGLSDHQDEIRTKPTLEPNTFTIHVNTSSTPGNRHTAGVTSSLVSKEQHTVCSNAGEFSKLKTSSTAAFPSVSAILEILNRSVQDVVKKNNDAVSERVIAKNNNQKKNIYGEKLSPKNTIVINRKPSAIRTVSTSNPITFKQITVPNPGKIVISRNTNVNKDDVLRKTEAIRSTTDKRHVVSSVGSNQQLGHFAPKPTHAYLAHERISFKRNDSEAESKIKRPMNAFMVWAKEHRPILANVFNGLTNSQISVKLGEMWNALPKDQKQGYYDKADIIKRQHKRDFPGWVYQPRPAKKRRESKYSLANLFPSEEAMNEHMMTMQQQSAADISSLSSYRKMSANKTASAQSTMSSTSLAATTNVATNVSSVQSQKFVLEPLQVNPDNPKEFTCMMKSIHEHPTNQESQLVHVMPILKPSSEETKTAIGQMKKRNQTTISKDVLKMEESSITPENVMWSPMKTRQGSKHANLLRYPVQRLHLDFDATHLISNNQILEEELHDDKIQHCLESAMAPIHSISETSVELNRIFNHMTNDDDDEDEFQNAEWLSAHAIEILTDVEMIPDGCQ; encoded by the exons ATGTTAGAAAAACTCAATAATCAAGAAAATATCGAAAATTCGGGGTGTAAGATCTTGAAGGAAGATCTCGGGGAAGATCTAAATTCATCGTCCACAAATACGGTTTGGGTTAATCGAAAGTGTGAACCTACAGTTGTGCCTATTACGTCATCATGTAAGAATAAATCAGCAATGGCCTGTTCAGAAGTaaaacattgtctttctaaccaAATAAGAACACAATCAGATAGCAAGATGGATCTATCCGTGTGTATATCAAGTGAACGTCAACCTGGTGAGAGCAGAGAGTTGCTCCTTGGTGAGAACAGGGAAGATAAGACCTCAACAACGTCCAAAAATTACAAATCCAATGTCTCGTTGGACCAAGCTTCATCGTCTAGCACTTGCTATAATAAAATGTCAATAAAACCATCAAATTATGTACAGAAAAATGGGTTGTCAGATCACCAAGACGAAATACGTACGAAACCTACATTGGAACCAAATACGTTTACAATTCATGTTAACACTTCTTCGACACCAGGCAATAGACACACAGCAGGTGTTACGTCATCATTAGTTTCCAAAGAACAACACACCGTTTGTAGTAATGCTGGTGAATTTTCAAAGTTAAAGACATCTAGTACAGCTGCATTTCCGTCAGTCAGCGCCATCTTAGAAATCCTTAATCGTTCAGTTCAAGACGTTGTGAAGAAGAATAATGATGCTGTCAGTGAGAGGGTTATTGCTAAAAACAACAATCAGAAGAAGAACATTTATGGAGAGAAGTTATCACCAAAAAACACGATCGTCATTAACCGTAAGCCGTCTGCAATCAGAACCGTCAGTACTTCCAATCCGATTACATTCAAGCAGATAACGGTACCGAATCCGGGAAAAATTGTCATTTCTCGAAATACAAACGTCAATAAAGACGACGTTCTTCGTAAAACAGAAGCAATACGTTCCACCACTGATAAACGTCACGTGGTCTCGTCAGTGGGTTCTAATCAGCAGCTAGGTCATTTTGCGCCAAAACCTACTCATGCATATCTTGCACACGAGCGGATTTCATTTAAAAGAAATG ATAGTGAAGCAGAAAGTAAAATAAAGCGTCCGATGAACGCTTTTATGGTGTGGGCCAAAGAACATCGCCCGATACTGGCCAATGTCTTTAACGGGCTCACAAACTCTCAGATTAGCGTCAAACTTGGAGAAATGTGGAACGCACTGCCGAAAGACCAGAAACAAGGATATTACGACAAAGCTGACATCATAAAAAGACAGCACAAACGCGATTTTCCAG GTTGGGTATATCAGCCTAGACCAGCCAAGAAACGACGGGAGTCCAAATACTCGTTGGCAAACCTGTTTCCATCAGAGGAAGCCATGAATGAACACATGATGACGATGCAGCAGCAGTCCGCCGCCGATATCAGCAGTCTGTCGTCATACAGAAAGATGTCTGCAAACAAGACTGCATCCGCTCAATCTACCATGTCATCCACGTCGCTTGCGGCGACGACGAATGTTGCAACTAACGTGTCGTCAGTCCAAAGCCAGAAG TTCGTATTGGAGCCATTACAAGTTAATCCAGATAATCCGAAGGAATTTACATGCATGATGAAATCCATCCATGAACATCCAACCAATCAGGAATCTCAACTGGTTCACGTCATGCCTATCCTAAAACCATCATCAGAAGAAACAAAGACTGCTATTGGACAGATGAAGAAAAGAAATCAGACGACGATAAGTAAAGATGTTTTAAAAATGGAAGAATCATCGATAACACCGGAAAACGTGATGTGGTCACCAATGAAGACAAGACAGGGAAGTAAACATGCTAATCTTCTACGATATCCAGTTCAACGTCTTCATCTTGATTTCGACGCGACACATCTTATCTCAAATAATCAGATTCTTGAGGAAGAGCTACACGACGACAAGATCCAACATTGCTTGGAGAGCGCAATGGCGCCGATACATTCTATTTCAGAAACCAGTGTAGAGCTCAACAGGATTTTCAATCACATGACCAATGACGATGATGACGAAGATGAGTTTCAGAACGCTGAATGGTTGAGTGCACACGCGATTGAAATATTAACAGATGTAGAAATGATACCAGATGGTTGTCAATAA